Below is a window of Impatiens glandulifera chromosome 2, dImpGla2.1, whole genome shotgun sequence DNA.
attaaacccAGCCATGTGTGAACCGGGACATTGAACCGGGATTCGTTGAATAACAGACCAAATTGGAGCTATGATGGGAAGACAGGAGCAGAGAACGATTCCTCCACGTAGATCATGCAAGGTGTGGGTCACCTCACCATTAATAGACGCCACCCAGATCGAATCAAACTTTAGGAAGTGCATGGATATTAAAATATTCCCTACTTCAGCTAGAAAATTGTGATCACTCTTCCTTCACATTTTTCAATAATCCAACTATGTCCCAATCATCTAACGACAGTTTGTAACAACATAGAACAGGCAATTCATACCTAAACCAATAACTAGAAATAGCTAGCTCGTATTTTGGATGACTCGGTGCCATGTTTTTATTGTCAATAATCCAGATAGACCAGAATCCAAATAATACAAAAAGGAAACCAGCGCTCAAACGATCTCAACGCGTGAAATAAATTAGTACGCGAGCCTTATAATATTCTACCGACGACTTATGAGCTATAGACCAATTAGACGGAAATTCGCGGGTGTAAACGTGAAATAATTAGAAACACATAATTTAGAATGACATTCCTATCAACAAATTCTAATTCATCAAACTCAATGATCATTCTCATATAAACCAAACTATTTTTAGTGCAAAAGTAAGtacataaaattgtttataacaACTTAATTAATACACTTTTAATATGCCCATAGTTTTTCtcaatgttatttatttatttcaactaACAATACTAAGAAATGATCATTGCAAATCATATTTGGTCGATCTATTTGGAGAATAAATTCCAAAAGTTCACCAAAAATGATGGAAAACTAGCCAACCAGGTTAAAAAAGCTAATGTTGTAGTTGCTTTCAACTGTCCACACTGAATTTCGGAACATTGATTACGAAGAAAGGTAAGGATAAGGGTCGTCATTCCAGCACATGCACAAGCACCAGAAAAAGTGAATGTGGATGTAACCTGGAGTTGACAAATTCAAAAGATAAATAGATGTTCAATAATTGActcaaaaacatttaattacGTACCAAATCACCGAGAGTGAAAAATACTATCACTATACGATTCGTCAGTGATCCTCCAGTCATGAGGACATAAATGTCCAAACAAGCCATTAAAAAATTCCATAGACATTGAATGGCCATAACTGCAACAAAATATCTGGTACAAGCAAATAACTTTAATTACAGATTAATCAACTATCTTCTTctccaacaaaataaaataaatgtgaaattaacattaattaacCTGAAGGTATTAATGGTTGAAAACTTATTTATGGTGGTCATTAGGCATACCGAAATGACAGCCAATATGAACTGCAACAGCCGGAATGCAAGTCCGCCTATTGTGCCAGGCCTACCTTGCCTGGCATTTATCCTTCCTGGGAAGACATTGTTAACCTGCGGCGGCGGTAACTGCTCCACCACTGGGTGCACGGCAGAATGACTGATTATGTTCATCCTAGCCTGAGGCAGTAGTAGTGGCTAGCTGTAGGCgaaaggaaaacaaaaacaaaaacaaaaaaaaaaggaagagaCTGAGAAAGTGATCAAATCAAACGAAATTAACTTTACAGAACGAAACtataatttagaatatatatggGGCTAGAAAATGATACCCGATCGATACTTGGAGCTGAAGATGGGACGGACAACTTACAGTAGATTGagctgaatatatatatatatacatattacacctaccattcattattttaaattttattaaataattaattaattaaaaacaaagaaaaatgaagaaattagtAATTGTTGTCcctatatttgattaaaatcagtAATTGCATTTTGGTGtagtatttaaccaattaatacatattttatttgaaagtaatAATTACtgtttatgtatatatatatatgatatatatagatagaacTGGAACATAAGATGATTATAATGTAGggatgtttatttgaaattttatcacTTAAAATGTGAATATATGCTAAAGGCATAATTAAAATGAGAAACTAAGTCAAATACGTCATGTCATTCTTTGATCTGGCTTGTAGTTTGAATAATTAATGGagcatttttcaatttttattattttgtttttcttgattatatatatatataatgatcagaatttatgttcattatttttttttatttaaaatattattaaaagttaaattatcGACTATTTATTAATCCAAAtcaaattaattctaaattttaaattccaaCCAAATTTgccaaatttattttgattagttaGGGCCAATCTCATCTGAAAAGATTTTCATTCATCTACAAATctataattaatacaatatccaaagaaaagataattttaagcttatttgttttaaaacaattcaattaaaattttaaagtttaattcgCACTTTAAATTTAAACGAAAATAATGAAGATGAGATCGTACTTCTTATATTaaacaaactaaaaatttatttgatattaattaatatcataaaactttaaatattcttttctcAAAACTTCCATGatctaattacatatttattttataattttctaaaaataaatattgtttgtatctaaatattaattaataccataaaactttaaatattcttttctcAAACAGTCGTGTATAGACGGATGCCTTAATTGGACTAATTAGATTAGTCATCTAAAGAAACCATATACTTAGACGAGTTGTTGCTTAAACAACTTGCAAATTAAGCTTGGCTAGACGTCTATATGTAAGATAGTCGTCTTAAGCGTCTGTAGAtgtgcgtagttagacgtcgtctgaaTAGATACATGCTAGACGTTTGTAGACGAGCGTGTTTAGACGCCATCTGAACAAGAGATCAACCTAGCTTAGACGCAAGGCATGTGAATAGCACAaatgtctaactatgtgtaTCCTTAGACATCTCATCTTCAGACGAGTGGGACAGTTGTCCAACGTCTAATGAGATGTCGATGTACTTTTCCCGCCCATAAATTGATttgtaatattttgaataacttgaagacacgtgtctttcaatgttaaaaatatgactaatatatctGACGGTTTATTTGTTTCCACCTTTTAATTAATGATGGATTTTATGATGGTTTTTAAATTACGTCTTCtcttttaaatgataattttattagaatcacgtttttaaattaaatgacagTTTACTTTTAATGATGTCTTTTACAGCCATGTGTTAGTCTTACTCTATAAAGAGTAACTAACACATCCTAACAGATTCATTATCTTCTTTGTGAGTCTGAAtacttcttctctctctatagaAATCTATTGAGATTCTAAGCTGCCTACAACCATAAGTCCTCTTCTTCATTCAAAATCTAAAGCTAAAAAATGGCCTCTATTGCTCTAAACACTCTGCAAGTAAACTTTGAGTCTGTCTCTTCTTCGACGCTTCCAGAAATGGTTGTAATGTGTGAAACTAATCTTTCGGCCTGATGAAGTTTCTTGATGGACCTTTCATCCTTCACAAACTCGAGGTTTGTGAGTTCTTTGAGTATGCAAGGATAGTAGGTAGCATGATTATCTTGGCAACAATAAAAGGAGATGAAGTCTCCTTCTCTAAAGACACTTTCGCTCTATTTTTCGAGCTTCCGTCGGAGGGGTTGACAGAGTTCCCCAACTCTCCATATGATATCCTATCTGAGATGAAGAGTGTCTTCTCAGATACCTCCTTCCCTATTGAAACTCATGGGAAGAAATCGTCCTTAAGAATtgagttttctattctcaacGACATCATTTCTAAATCTTTATTGGCTAAGGTGGTCACTAATATCTATTCCAAAAATATCTTTGAGATGACAGTGGCTATAACTAGGGGAATATCCATTAACTAGTCAAAAATCCTCTTTGATAACTTGGTGAAGCTGATCTCTTCTCCAAGGAAGCCAATTGAGTATGCTGCTCAGCTCAACATGCTGCTCGCTCATCTCCGAGTTAATGTTGGATGTGGGGTTCACATTAAGTCTTCCAAAGTTTTGGAAAGTAAAAGGGTTTATAACTACTTATTCAGGGTAGGAAGATTAAGGGAAAAGAGAAGTAGTTTGAGGTTTCAAAGGGCTCTAAGGGTATTAGGAAATTGATCTTCCCGATGATGTCAAAAAGGGGAAAATAATTGGGCTACTATCAAGGAAGAAGATCAGGAAAAAAGGACATTAATCAAGGGAAAAGGAGAATAGAAAGACCTATTTTAGGAAAGACCTAACTTTTGTTTGTTAATGAGTAATTTTTGctaatatataaaatctaatCCTTTCTTTAGAGATGGGCTTGAATTTTTACTAATCTACCCGATCTTCTAACTAacttttaacatcatcaaaaaaggggaaattatTGAGTCTAgtcaaattgattaaaataaacctAGTAAATAAGCTTAATTAAAACAACATTGTTTAATTGTGGGCTGACAGTATTTTAATGATGGGCAAATTAATCAAAGTAAAACTTAGCTATGCACAGGCAAAGTTAAAGAGCTTAATTTAATGTTGCAAACAAATATGTCACACCCCAAAAATCAGCTTTTCTAGATCTGGAAATCTACGGTACTGACAGAGATCTAGAACCGTGGATGATGGCCCCTAGGACCGAGTGGTCTGGCCGATGATCATGCAGATGAAGGATTCAAAGGCAAGTACTTTTCTATACGTTTTATAAACCCACACAAtgctatttattcatgtattttatataaacgatgcatatggttttcaaagcatgttttcattTCAAGTCCATGGTTTTCTAAAGAAGGATGTTTTTAAGTTAAGGGCTATGGAATCGATGTGATcatgatgaagaaattgaaagataCAGGAGGATGGCTACTAGGATGAGCTCTAGTGGTCCGATGCTCTCAAAATATGCCTGATGGTAATGACGGAGGGATGCCTCACCTTGGGAATCAGCTCCCAAGGTCTAGGGTCCCAAATATGTGCTTAAGTATGAAACTGTACAGACACGGATGATGATATTCCCTTAAAAACCCTCATGGACGTAATGTAGTAAAATGTCTTTTATGTATTACTTTTATATGCTTGCAGAGTCTATCggctcactatgcttgtgtggtgtaggaacCCAGCTACGAGTTTTTATGACATGTGAAGGATATTTGGAGTAGAGCATGGTGCCAGAGAtgtgtgtgggaggagggaccgagaccgtaGGACCGACTTTTAGATCAaccatttcaacatcaaccCTAGAAAGGCACCCTAGCGCTTCCGCATTTATGATCGAATTTACGTTGAATTAGGTGCAGGAAAGTAGGAAATTAGGgcgtaaataaataaaactaaactaTGAAAATGTATTTGTGTAGGTACATCTCAATGAAACGTAAGCAGACATTTTGGTCGATAGACAACGTTAGACCTAGTCCGAAGCAGGCACTTATAGACGTCTTTCTATTACAAATAGAGTCTGGAGTAGTCAGACGCGTTCTAAAGAGGAAGTGTaattagacgtcgtctaaccttaTTAGACTCGTTCTAAAAGAGAAGCACAATTAGAcattgtctaactccttcttagacgtggtctaaagaggTAGCATAGTTAAACGTCATCTAAGCTtattagacgcggtctaaaggagaAGCGTAATTAAACGCtgtctaactccttcttagATACGGTCTAAAGAGGAAGCATAGTTAcacgtcgtctaaccttcttagacgcggtctaaagaagaagcatagttagacgtcgtctaactccttcttagACATAGTCTAAAGAGGAAGCGTAGTTATACGTTGTATAACTCCTTCTTATATGCGGTCTAAAGGATAAGCCAGTTAGACGTCCTCTAActccttcttagacgcggtctaaagaaggAGCGCGAGTAGATGTCGTCTAACTTGATCAGACATCCGAAtgagcgtctaactacgtatttacTCAGCTCATCTGTAGTTACCGTTTTCAACAATCTGACAACTCAACTCCAACAACGAATGAACAACTGCCACGTACTCCAATATTCAAATTTCCCACGATGTATTGTACATTccaatacaatattatattagaggatattcggcgcactacctgtctGGTACGACCACAATCCCAATTTTCAGTTTTTTGTACCTTCATACTATTGGCGGTCGTCCAACAgacacatgccacgtgtcctAGTAGACGATTTGATCATTGGTGtacttcaagtataaatagaaGTTCAACCACAACAGACCAATCTCTCTCTCGATCTCTCTTTGAAGTTACTCTTGCACTTTCAATGAACTTCACTTGCCCATACATATTCTCTTGCTATCTGATTATCTAATCtctaaaattaaagtacaaattACCTACTGTCTAGATGGTATCATACTATAAACCATATACTATCTTTTTTGTATGAAatctcagtgttgtaagttgaatagagggcgttctgttcaatagagagttagctagaagttcagaatcAGGCGATTATTAAGTCTTGAgttttctgactgggtttgtgtaatGTGTTTTATaccaatcaaagtcttctagtgaatatccttcatgttgaggaagaagggggtgacgtaggagttttatcttcgaacattcataaaactcattgtgttctttactttatgttgattgTCTCATTTATCTGAAGCTTCATATCCAACAAAatattccgcacttgaacttgttcaagagtttgtgaagatttgcgaagaatagaaacaaatctTATTGCTTCATTGGATGAATATTGAATTGAAGTGTGTAAGCTTTCAATTAGTAGTAATATCTCCATCTATGCAGTTTCTCCGAATTCGGGAAGTAGTTATTTTTGGAGCCTATCTCTCTTTTCAAGAAGGAGTTATGTGTAAGTTAGaaacctaattaaatattaggtTGCTAGAAGTTATGGACTTCACCCCATGAACAGTTTTGGGGTAATGACTTATTAAATATGAGGTTATATGATTAGtgaaagaattttaaataaaaggcAGTTACTGAGTTGTTGGGTTAATTGAGCCTCAATAAATAGTTGGGCCAAGTTATGGCTAAGTGGGCTGAACATGAAAGACTCGGGCccataaattttgttttggaaTCAACTAAAACCATGGATCATAACTCAAGTTAACAATTTTGAAAACATTCCCTCATCTTAGGTTGTCTTGGGCTCGTCTACTCGATTTGAGACTTTGTCGGACTCTCCCGAATGGCTCAAACCATGCCACGAGTTAAGCTTGTGCTCGTTGAAAAGACATTTTAAAGAGCTACAAATTTTGTGGACCTCATTTTGGATGAGACGGACCCTAGGTCAACGTATCTTCGATTGAACATCGATAGCCCCGAATTGCACACACTAAATTACAGGCGACCTAAGGTATGTTGTAAGTTGATCCCCTTGCTCTATTTGGTATAAAATGAAAGTTAACATCATGAAATTTTCAACGGTAGCTCATTCATCTCAAATAGTTGATTAACACTGCAGTTATGAATTCTTAAAGTATTGCCTATCGCCATTAGGCTCTTGGAACTCAACCAATTCGAACCGTGACTTCATTGAGGTCCCTTGATCGACTCGGGCTGAATTAGAGGCTAAGATCGGTAGCAATCATATTAAATGAGATAGACTTCATCTCCTTCAATCTTCGGATGAACATAAGTTGCCTATTTAAGATACATTTTAGTGTGGGCGGCCTCACGTGGGCAATGGGTCGAGATACATGGTCTACTTGGTGTCAAAAGAAAGGTAAGAGCAATACCTTTCCAATGGTAGGTCATGgactcaaaattattttgtaaaactcGAGTTATAGAGTTTTAAAGTGAAACATATCTTCAGTTGGCTCCTTAAGCTTGACCATTGCCGATAGGTTTACATCTATCGACATGGAAGGTCCCCTACAAGTTAAATGATAGCATGATACAGATTATGACCAGTCCTAGTGTAGTTGACCATAAGTTGACCAATGTTGacccaaatttatttttgttttactcTAGTCTTCGGagcattttttttatgaaaaataaaaaaaaacaattttgtagtcatttttattatttttgatgcCCAAACATCGTGCACTTGTTAGTTTTTGTAAATTTCacgttttatgaaaataatgcaTATAGCTTCAAAGAATGACCCATAACCTAGACACTTTTGTCAAAAATATCCAATAACAATATTTTACTCAAAATTCTACATTTTTTGAATCCGTCATTTTCCAAGCGTCAAAATGATAGAAtcttgagtattttttttttttgaaaaatgactaGAATCTTGAGTATTTACGCTAAGTGACATTTGGATCAACCCAAAAAAAGCCGGTTTACAACCAgattactttttttaaacatttcttCCTAGTTTTTTAGTATTAACATCCTACTAGATTCTACTGactgaatatatttattttaattacttgtGGGTAAAAATAGAGTGCCCACCTATATATGTCAACAAATAAATTCGGGAAATATGGGAAATATAAACATCGTTATTATTTACTGTGATTCGGGAAATCTATTTTTCCCCGAACAACATGTTTCTTTCGTTTttgttacatttttattttattttaaaggaCCTCCGTCCTTTTTGGTTTTCATCAATAAGTTGTGTTTTTGTGTGAGTCAGTGAATAAATGACGTGAGTTAATCCtcttgtaaaaaaattaatgaaaaattttataataagttGTCAATAAAAGTAAACAAGTTTAACAAATGATATAGAAAAGAAGTTAATGAAtaaaaaggaaataattaattatataaacacgtaTACAATGTTACAGTAGAATAATAAGCTCTAAAATTAattctgtatatatatattatatatctcatTCCACACTTAACTTAAAGCTACattgattgatattttttcttaaagttttttctttattatatcttatttttaattatgtaacaacaattttatcaactaaaatatttttaatttctaaaatttaaatactaaaagcgttatcaaataacttatttctaataattgtttttccttaaaaaaaatccaatatcAAACGAGCTCTTATGtggtattttaatttaaaatacttataaaacaattaaatcttgattgatttttttaaacttgttttttagttattttactaaaatacctattaaatttaataatataaaattataaaaaaatgtaaaaatgagagaatattttatttgataaattaagtgatttaatagttgaaaattttaaaaaaaattgataaaatattttttagagaaaaaactaacgaatcaaatattaaacaagtACTAATTTATTTTGGAGGAATAATGGGGTCTCCGGTGGGTATTGTTTGATAAAGGAGAACATATCTTTTAGATTGAAATGTTAAATGTTGGATAATCGTATCTCTAATGTTAAGGTTGGAATAAGGCATTTTTTTCTTGACctttttatgtttctttttgaataaaaacattatctatttaatacattattaaccTTTTtactatcaaattatttaattaaaattaatattatttaaaaaacattcttataactcatttaaataataaaaaaaatcatgaaacattaatttaaaataaactctatAAAACAAAAAACCAATAGCAAACAAGT
It encodes the following:
- the LOC124924622 gene encoding CASP-like protein 5A1, which encodes MNIISHSAVHPVVEQLPPPQVNNVFPGRINARQGRPGTIGGLAFRLLQFILAVISVCLMTTINKFSTINTFRYFVAVMAIQCLWNFLMACLDIYVLMTGGSLTNRIVIVFFTLGDLVTSTFTFSGACACAGMTTLILTFLRNQCSEIQCGQLKATTTLAFLTWLASFPSFLVNFWNLFSK